Proteins encoded within one genomic window of Arachis ipaensis cultivar K30076 chromosome B08, Araip1.1, whole genome shotgun sequence:
- the LOC107610381 gene encoding uncharacterized protein LOC107610381 has product MSSSDALSNTLEKSTPSEEPIGTNIQTTQEAPQSQPQEPPTDTATTNEGTTNSTSGVQKMKLTSEVWNHFKIVEIMGKLKAECNYYKSKLLGDPKQGTSHLRDHFKSCKLRTTRDIRQCMMKTTPTTSGKIVVVGAYTFDQKMQGKSYQL; this is encoded by the coding sequence ATGTCTTCTTCGGATGCATTGAGTAATACTCTTGAGAAGAGTACTCCATCAGAAGAACCTATAGGCACTAATATTCAAACTACACAAGAGGCTCCTCAATCTCAACCTCAAGAACCCCCAACGGATACCGCAACTACTAATGAAGGAACGACAAACTCTACCAGTGGTGTTCAAAAGATGAAGTTAACATCTGAAGTGTGGAATCACTTCAAGATTGTAGAAATCATGGGAAAATTAAAGGCTGAATGCAATTATTACAAATCGAAGCTACTTGGTGACCCAAAACAAGGCACTTCGCACTTACGTGATCACTTCAAAAGCTGCAAGCTCCGCACCACTAGAGATATAAGACAATGTATGATGAAGACAACTCCAACAACTAGTGGGAAAATAGTTGTGGTTGGTGCATATACCTTCGACCAAAAAATGCAAGGAAAGAGTTATCAGTTATGA
- the LOC107610380 gene encoding uncharacterized protein LOC107610380, with translation MEAGTTLHISMTAAPPRSSASWFLCVRMAKWLAVVLLIIIILIMAIAWSVLKPQLPGFRVSSVSVSNFSVTDSQLKGKYEIDLNITNPNKRVDVNVDHFIFFVCYDSVVVSAPEPVLQQTLLIYVEKMREKDMKVELRLKDTPPAPIRRSNKNMVKDWKKRVVNFNVKMKGRVRYEHVIWGTEEKFLDIYCGDLDVEFFTMKDTGKLLGVGKDCNVTTLEQD, from the coding sequence ATGGAGGCAGGGACTACTCTTCATATCAGCATGACTGCAGCACCACCAAGATCCTCAGCATCATGGTTCCTCTGTGTTCGAATGGCGAAATGGTTAGCTGTTGTGCTCTTAATCATCATAATACTAATCATGGCCATTGCCTGGTCTGTCTTGAAACCACAGCTACCCGGTTTTCGAGTTAGCTCAGTTTCTGTGTCCAACTTCAGTGTCACTGATTCACAGCTCAAAGGAAAGTATGAGATTGATCTAAACATCACAAACCCAAACAAGAGGGTTGATGTGAATGTTGACCACTTCATATTCTTCGTGTGCTATGACTCCGTGGTGGTTTCGGCTCCAGAACCGGTGCTTCAGCAGACACTGCTAATCTATGTGGagaagatgagggagaaggaCATGAAGGTTGAGTTGAGGTTGAAGGACACACCACCAGCTCCAATTCGAAGAAGCAACAAGAACATGGTTAAGGATTGGAAGAAAAGGGTGGTGAACTTCAATGTGAAAATGAAGGGTAGAGTTAGATACGAGCATGTGATATGGGGAACAGAGGAGAAGTTTTTGGATATTTATTGTGGAGACCTTGATGTTGAGTTTTTTACCATGAAGGACACAGGGAAGCTCCTAGGTGTTGGGAAGGATTGCAATGTTACTACGTTAGAACAAGATTAA